A window of Actinomadura viridis genomic DNA:
ACGCAGCGCGGCAACAACAACGCCTACTGCCAGGACAGCGAGCTGGCCTGGGTGGACTGGGAGGGGATGCGCGAGCACTTCCCGCTGCTGGACTTCGTCCAGCGGCTCTCCCGCCTGCGCAGGGACCACCCGGTGTTCCGGCGGCGGCGCTTCTTCCAGGGGAGGCTCGACCGGCGCGCCCGCGACGCCTCGGGCGCCCCCGAACGCCGGGGCGGCGTCGCGGCGGGCGAGGGCGGGGGACTGCCCGACCTGCTCTGGTTCGCCCCCGGCGGGCGCGAGATGAACGACGCCGACTGGTCGGCCGGATACAACAAGTCGTTCTACATCTTCATGAACGGGGACGCGATCGACGAGCCGGGCCCGCGCGGCGAGCGGATCAGGGACGACTCGTTCCTGCTGCTGTTCAACGCGCACGAGGGCGACCTGGACTTCGTGCTCCCCACGGCCCGGTACGGAGGGATGTGGTCCAAGGTGATCGACACCGCCGACCCCCTGCTCGCGGAGGAGGAGTCACCGGTGGTCAAGGCCGGCGAGGCGGTGCTGATGGAGGCCCGTTCGGTGCAGGTGCTGCGCCGTGTCTGACGCCGCCCTGCCCGACGTCGTCCTGCCTGATGCCGCCGCGTCCGACGGCGCACTGCCCGGCGCCCCCGCGACCGGGACGTACCGGATCCAGCTCCGCGGGACGGACGGCCCCGGGCACTTCGGCTTCGCCGAGGCCGCCGCGCTGGCGCCGTACCTGGAGTCCCTGGGCGTCTCGCACGTGTACCTGTCGCCGATCCTTCAGGCCGCGCCCGGTTCGACGCACGGCTACGACGTGATCGACCACGACCGGCTGTCGGCCGAGCTGGGCGGGCCGGACGCGTTCCGGGCGATGGTGGAGCGGTTCCGCGCGCACGGGCTGCGGGTGCTGGTGGACGTGGTGCCCAACCACATGGCGGTCCCCGACCCGCCGGAACTGAACCGCGCCCTGGCCTCGGTGATCGAGCAGGGGCCCCGGTCCCCGTACGCGCGCTGGTTCGACGTGGACTGGGAGGCGGGCGGCGGCCGGATCGTGCTGCCCGGGCAGGGCGAGCCCAACTACCGGCGGTTCTTCGACATCTCCGGGCTGATCTGCCTTCGCCAGGAAGATCCCGAGGTCTTCGCGCGCACCCACGCGCTGACGCTGCGCCTGGTGGACGAGGGACTGATCGACGGCCTGCGGATCGACCACCCGGACGGCCTGGCCGACCCCGGCGGCTACCTCGACCGGCTCTCGGACGCGGCGTCCGCGCCGGGACGGCCGCGCTGGATCCTGGTCGAGAAGATCACCACCGGGGCGGAGCGGCTGCCCGCCGGGTGGCGCTGCGCCGGCACGACCGGGTACGACGCGCTCGGCATGGTGGGCGGGGTCTTCGTCGATCCGGACGGGGAGGAGCCCCTGACCGGCGCCTACGTCGCGTTCACCGGCGGCCCCGCCACGTTCGCCGAGGTCGAGCACGAGGCGCGCCGGTACGCCGCCGAGCACGGGCTGCGGCCGGAGCTGGACCGGCTGCACGGGATCCTGTGCCGGGCGCTGGGCGCCGCGGGCGACCCCGGACGGCGCGAGGACCTCAGGACGGCGCTGGTGGAGCTGCTGGCGGCCATGCCCGTCTACCGTGCGTACGTCGTCCCGGGGGAGCCCGCGTCCCCCGACGCCGCGCGACTGCTGGAGGAGACGGCCCGGCACGCCCGCGACCGGCTTCCGCGCCGGTTGCACGGCGAACTGGACGCGATCGTCGCCCTGGCCCTCGGCGGCGCCCCCGGTGATGCCCACGGCACGGGCGCTGCCGGCGGTCCCGCCGGCGGCCCGGCCGACGCGGAGGCGGCGGCGGACTTCGTGGTGCGGTTCCAGCAGACCTCCGCCCCGCTGGCCGCCAAGGGCGTCGAGGACACCGCCTTCTACCGCTGGTCGCGGATGGCCGCGCTGAACGAGGTGGGCGGCGACCCGGCGCGCTTCGCGGTCGAGCCCGCCGCGTTCCACGACTACAGCGCCGCGCTGGCGCGCGAGTGGCCCGCGACCATGACGACCCTCTCCACCCACGACACCAAACGCCAGGAGGACGTGCGCGCCCGGCTGGCGGTCCTGGCGGAGCTGCCGGGGCCGTGGGCGTCGGCGGTCGGCCGCTGGCACGGGTGGGACCCGGAGGGCTCGCCGATGGAACCGGACCTGGAGTACCTGTTCTGGCAGACCCTGGTGGGCGCCTGGCCGATCACCGAGGACCGGCTCACCGAGTTCCTGACCAAGGCGATGCGGGAGGCCAAGACCCGCTCGTCCTGGCTCGACCCCGACACCGCGTACGAGAAGGAGGTCCTCGCGTACGCGCGCCGGGTCCTGGCCGACGCCGACCTGGTGACCGACCTCGCCGGGTTCGTGGCGATCCTGGAGCCGTACTTCCGGTCCAACGTCCTGGGCCAGAAGCTCGTCCAGCTGACCATGCCCGGGGTGCCGGACGTGTACCAGGGCTGCGAGCTGACCGGGCTCGCCCTGGTGGACCCCGACAACCGCCGGCCGGTGGACCACGGCCGCCGCCGGGCCCGCCTCGCCCATCTGGACGGCGGCGGGGAGCCCGCCGACCCGGACGACGAGAAGCTCCTGGTGACCTCGCGCGCGCTGCGTGCGCGGCGGCGCCGGCCGGACTGGTTCGCGGGCGGGTACGAGCCCGTGCCCGCGACCGGCGGATCGGCGGCCCGGCACGCCCTGGCCTTCCTCCGCGGGGACCGGGACGGCGGCGCCCTGACGGTGGCCACCCGGCTCCCCGTGGGTCTGGAACGGGCCGGGGGCTGGGGCGACGCCCACCTGGACCTTGAGGGCATCGCCGGCCCGGAGGAGACCGGGGCGGTCGGCGGCGCGTGGCGGGACCTGCTCACCGGCGCCGTCCACCGGGGCCCCCGGCCGCGGCTTGCGAGGATCCTCCGCGACCATCCGGTGGCGCTGCTGGTCCCCGACGCGACCGGAGACCCGCTCGCGGACGATGCCCGCGGAGACGGCGCGCGCGGGGACGATGCGCGGTGACCCGGTTCGAGGTGTGGGCGCCCCGGGCCGGGAACGTGCAGGCCGCCGTCTGGGACGGGACGGCCCTCGTCCGCCACCCGATGACCCGCGAGGACCCGGAGGCGGGCGGCCGGCCGGGATGGTGGAGCACGGAGGTCCCGGACGCGGGACACGGCACCGACTACGGCTTCGTCCTGGACGGCGCGGAAGAGGCACTGCCCGACCCCCGTTCCCCCTGGCAGCCCCACGGGGTGCACGGGACCAGCCGGGTGTACGACCACGGCAGGTTCGCCTGGACCGACGGGCTGTGGCGGGGGCGGCCCCTCCCCGGCAGCGTCCTGTACGAGGCGCACGTGGGCACGTTCACCCCGGAGGGCACCTTCGACGCGGCCATCGGACGCCTGGACCACCTGGTCTCCCTGGGCGTCGACGCGGTCGAGCTGCTGCCCGTGGCGGCCTTCCCCGGCCACCACGGCTGGGGATACGACGGGGTGCACCTGTGGGCGCCGCACGAGCCCTACGGCGGGCCGGACGGGCTGAAGCGCTTCGTCGACGCCGCGCACGCGCGCGGGCTCGCGGTCGTCCTCGACGTCGTCTACAACCACCTCGGGCCCAGCGGCAACCGGCTCGGCTCCTACGGGCCGTACTTCACCGGCGCCTACTCCACCCCGTGGGGCGACGCGGTGAACTTCGACCAGCCGGGCTCGGACGAGGTGCGCGCGTTCGTGATCGGCAACGCGCTGATGTGGCTCCGCGACCACCACCTCGACGGGCTGCGCCTGGACGCCGTGCACGCCGTCAACGACCACGGCGCGGTGCACGTCCTGGAGGAGATGGCCGCCGCCGTGGCGGCCCTGTCGGCCCATCTGGGACGGGAGCTGTTCCTGATCGCCGAGTCCGACCTCAACGACCCCAGGCTGATCACCTCCCGGGAGGCGGGCGGGTACGGGCTCGACGCCCAGTGGGACGACGACGTCCACCACGCCCTGCACGCCGCCCTGACCGGCGAGCGGCAGGGCTACTACTGCGACTTCGGCTCCATGGAGACGCTGGCCAAGGCGCTGACCAGGGCGTTCGTGCACGACGGGACGTGGTCGTCCTACCGTGGCCGGCGGCACGGCCGCCCGGTGGACGTGCGGAGGACGCCCGGCCACCGCTTCGTGACCTTCCTCCAGAACCACGACCAGATCGGCAACCGGGCGTCGGGCGACCGGGTCGCCGCCGCGCTGCCGCCGCCGCTCCTCAAGGCGGGCGCGGCGCTGCTGCTGCTCGGGCCGTACACGCCGATGCTCTTCATGGGCGAGGAGTGGGCGGCGGGCACGCCCTGGTGCTACTTCACCGACCACGAGGAACCCGAGCTCGGACGGGCCGTCACCGAGGGCCGCCGCCGCGAGTTCTCCCGGCACGGGTGGTCCGGCGAGGTGCCCGATCCACAGGCTGTGGAAACCTTCCGGCGCTCCCGTCTCGACTGGGACGAGCCGGGCGGCGGCATCCACCGCGAGCTGCTGGAATGGCATCGCGCGCTGATCGCGTTGCGGCGGGCCCGGCCGGAGCTGAACGACCCCCGGCTCACCGAGGCGGCCGTGGAGACCGGCGGCGCGGAGGGGGACGGCCCGCGGTGGCTGGTGCTGCGCAGGGGGCGCGTGCGCGTGGCCGTCGGTTTCGACGAGCGGCCCGTCCGGCTGCCGCTCCCCGGCACGGACCCGTCCGCGGCCCTCCTGCTCGCCTCGGATCCCGCCGTACGGCTGGAGGCCGCCGGCCCGTCCGGCCCGTCCGGAGCCCCGGCCGCGGGCCGATCCGGGGAGGGGGCGGTGACCGTTTCGCTGCCCGGAGCCGGCGTCGCGATCGTGGGATGAGCGCCCCCAAGCACCCCGGCAAGGAGCGACACGCCTATTTAGGACTCCATTCCAAAACCCCCAGGAAGTGCAAGCAATCCGGTAAGGCTCGGGCTGGCCCGGAACGACGCTTCCGGGCCCCGCGACGGTGCGTCGCGGTGCCGCCACGTGCGGTTACCCGCGTTCTAGACCTGATATGTCCGTGTTCGTGGAAGTACTACGAGTGGCAAACCGCAGGTCAAGAGCGCGGCGGCTGCCGGGAAACGTTCTTGAATGGTCATACGATCGGTGCATGACCTCAGTACTGCTCGCCGAGGACGACACGTCCATCTCCGAGCCTCTTGCCCGCGCGCTGCGGCGTGAGGGATACACCGTGGAAGTCAGTCCGGACGGCCCGCAGGCGCTGGAGCGGGCGCTCGGGGGCGGCGTGGATCTCATCGTCCTCGATCTCGGACTGCCCGAACTGGACGGGCTGGAGGTGGCCCGCAGGGTCCGTGCCGAGGGGCATGGCGTGCCGATCCTCATCCTGACCGCCCGTGCCGACGAGGTCGACACCGTCGTGGGGCTGGACGCCGGTGCCGACGACTACGTGACCAAACCGTTCCGGCTGGCCGAGCTGCTGGCCCGGGTCCGGGCGCTGCTGCGCCGCGGCAGCACCGAGACCCCGATCGTCCAGGGGGTCCGGATCGACGCCGAGTCGCGCCGGGCCTGGATGGGCGACCAGGAGCTCCAGCTGACCACCAAGGAGTTCGACCTGCTGCGCGTGCTGGTCCGCGACGCCGGCAAGGTCGTGACCCGAGAACAGATCATGCGCGAGGTGTGGGACACCAACTGGTGGGGTTCCACCAAGACCCTCGACATGCATATTTCCTGGCTGCGCCGCAAGCTCGGTGACGACGCCGGCAGCCCGCGCTACATCACCACCGTGCGCGGCGTCGGCTTCCGGTTCGAACGCGGCGACTAGCCTCGGCCGCCGTGGTCACGCGGTTGCGGCGCGGACGGCCCGAGACCGGCCGCGGCCGCCGCCTGACCATGGCTTCACCTCGAAGGAGCCTTGATGAGGCGCCGACTGCTCCTGTCGACGCTCGCGGTTGCGGTCGTCGCGATCCTGCTGCTCGGCATCCCCCTCGCCTACGCCACGCACAAGCTCATCTACGAGGAGGCCCGCCAGTCGCTCGAACGCGAGACGTCCTCGATCCTCGGCGGCGTCGCGTTCAGCATGGAGTCCGGACAGCCGATCACCAGCCAGAAGATCTCCCAGGAGTACCCGGGCCGGTACATCGTGATCCGGCTGGCCAACGACCAGGTGGTCACCGCCGGTGCCCGGCCGGTCCGCGGCACCGAGCTGCTCACCTCGACCGGGACGGCGGGCGGCGTGCGCGTCCAGGTCTCCCGGCCGGCCGCGCAGGTGCAGGACGAGGCGCTGCGGCTGATGCTGATGATCGGCAGCCTGGCCGCGCTGGGGGTCGCGGTCACCGTCGGCCTGGCCATGTTCCAGGCCCGCAAGCTCACCCTGCCGCTGATCGACCTGGCCGAGACCGCCGACCGCCTCGGCACCGGCAACGCCCGGCCGCGCCGCCGCCGGTACGGGATCCCCGAGGTCGACCGGGTCGCCGAGGTACTGGACCGCAGCGCGGTGCGGATCGCCGACCTGCTGGCCGCCAGCCGCGAGTTCGCCTCCGACGCCAGCCACCAGCTGCGCACCCCGCTGACCGCGCTGTCGATGCGGCTGGAGGAGATGATCGAGGCGGCCGACTACCCGGACGTGGTCCGCGAGGAGGGCGCCGCCGCGGTCGCCCAGGCCGAGCGCCTGGTCGCGGTCGTGGAGCAGCTGCTGGCCCGTTCGCGGCACGACCGTACCGGGGCGGCGGTGGAGGCCCCCATCGACGACGTCCTCGCCCAGCAGGTCGAGGAGTGGCGGCCGATCTTCCGCCGGGACGGCCGCGCCGTCCGGCTGACCGGGGAACGGGGCCTGGTCGGCGTGACCAGCCCGGAGAGCCTCTCCCAGATCATCGCGACGCTGCTGGACAACTCGCTGGTGCACGGCGCCGGCCCGGTCACCATCACCACCAAGCTGGGCGCCGGGTCGGTGGTGGTCGAGGTCGGTGACGAGGGCGCCGGCATCCCGCCCGAGCTGGAGGCCAGGATCTTCGAACGCAGCGTCAGCTGCGGCAAGGGCACCGGGCTCGGGCTCTACCTGGCCCGCTCGCTGGCGGCCGTGGACGGCGGGCGGCTGGAGCTGATCCAGGCCCGGCCCGCGGTGTTCGGGGTCTTCCTCCGGCAGGCGGCCGACGCGCGCCTGGCGTCCGAGCGCGTCGTCATGGGCCCCGCCTGACGGGTGAACGCCTGACGGGCGAAACGGCTAGCGGGTGAACTCGGCGTACCCCTCGGCGGGGCGGGAGTCGATGGGCCGGCCCAGGCCGTGCGCGGGCAGCGTCCGGCCGTTGACCTGCGGATCCGTCCCGGCGGCAGCGGCCGGGTCCGGCGCGGCCTGACCGTTCGGCGTCCGCGCGGGCGCCTCGGGCAGGCCGGAGGCGGGGTCGACCAGAGGGGCCTCGGCGGGCAGGAACACCCACTTCTTGTACGACCAGAAGCGGAACAGCGTCGCCACGCCCGTGCCGACCACCAGGGAGGCGTTGTAGGGCAGCGGGCCGGTCAGGCCGAGGACGTAGTGGGTGAAGCCGATGAACAGCTGGGTGATGACCAGGCCGACGCCGTTGAGCGCGAAGAACAGCACGTACTCGCGGCCCAGCCCCGTCCGGTCACGGTGCCGGAAGGTCCAGTACCGGTTGGCCGCGTAGGCGAACGTGGTGGCCACCACGGTGGCGATGGCGTTGGAGGACAGCGGCCCCATCCCCAGCCCCGAGTGCAGCACGTTGCTCAGCGCCATCGTGATCACGAAGGCGACCGCGCCGACACTGCCGAACTTCGCCAGCTCGCGCACCAGGTGCGCGAACCGTTGATAGAGACGGGAGAGCAGGTTCACGAAGGGGAACCGTCCTTCCGGAATACGGCTGCCGCGCCGGGGACGTGGGCGGCGCGGGTCGGCTACTGCGGAGGCACAACGAGGATAGACGCACGAGGCGGCTGCGACGTCGTTACGAGAACGTTTACGGTACCGCGCCCCATGGTCTCCCCGTCCCGCCGCCGGTCACACCCTTTCCGACGCGGGGCGTGGCCGGTTCGTTCACGTCCTTTGACCCGCGGTTGCCGCCGGGCGCCGATGACCGTGGCCGTGACGGCGCACGCCGTCCCGCCCGATAACCTTCTGGTCGTGACAGATCCAGCTCAGATGCCCGTGGTCGGCATGGCGGGCGGGGGGCAGCTGGCCCGGATGACCCAGCAGGCCGCGATCGGCCTCGGCGTGTCGCTGCGCGTGCTCGCCGGGTCGGCGGACGACTCGGCCGCCCGGGTGTGCGCGGACGTGCGCGTCGGCGACGACTCCTCGCTGGACGACCTGCGCGCCTTCGCCAAGGGCTGCGACGTGGTGACCTTCGACCACGAGCACGTCCCCGAGGCCCACATCCGTGACCTGGAGGCGTCCGGCGTCCCGTGCAGGCCGGGGCCGGACGCGCTGCGGCACGCCCAGGACAAGCTGGTGATGCGGCGGCGCCTCGGCGAGATCGGCGCGCCCGTCCCCGCGTACTCCCACGTACCTCCGAGCGCGCCGCCGGCCTTCCTGGAGTCCTTCGCCCGCGAGCACGGCTGGCCGCTGGTCCTCAAGGCGGTCCGCGGCGGTTACGACGGCAAGGGCGTCTGGGTGCTGGAGGGGCTCGGCCGGGAGGAGGCGGACCTGGTGGGCCGCCTGACCGGCCAGGGCGTCGACCTGCTGGTGGAGGAGCACGTGGCGTTCCGCCGCGAGCTGGCCGCGCTGGTCGCCCGGTCCCCGCACGGCCAGGGCGCCGCGTACCCGGTCGTGGAGACCGTCCAGGAGGACGGCATCTGCGTCGAGGTGATCGCGCCCGCCCCCGGCCTGGACGGCGACCTGGCCGCCGAGGCGCAGCGGCTCGCGCTGGACATCGCCGACCGGCTCGGGGTCGCCGGGCTGCTGGCGGTCGAGCTGTTCGAGACAGACCGCGGCCTGCTGGTCAACGAGCTGGCGATGCGCCCGCACAACTCCGGCCACTGGACGATCGAGGGCGCCCGGACCTCCCAGTTCGAGCAGCACCTGCGCGCCGTCCTCGACCTGCCCCTCGGGTCCACCGAGCCCACCGCGCCGTACACGGTGATGGCGAACGTCCTCGGCGGCGACGACCCCGCGCTCTACCCCCGCTACCTCCACGTGATGGCCCACGACCCGGGCGTCAAGGTCCACTTCTACGGCAAGGGCGTCCGGCCCGGCCGCAAGATCGGCCATGTCACCGCGCTCGGCTCCGACCCGGATGAGGTGCGGGAGCGGGCCCGGCACGCCGCCGACTACCTGCGCTGGGGGCCCGCGATGGGGCCCGCGGCGCGGGACGAGACGAAGGAGGACGCGTCATGAGCCCGCGGGTGGGCGTGGTGATGGGCAGCGACTCGGACTGGCCCGTGATGAAGGCCGCCGTCGAGGCACTGGCCGAGTTCGGCGTCGAGTGCGAGGCCGACGTGGTCTCCGCGCACCGGATGCCGCACGACATGATCGCCTACGGGGCGGAGGCGGCCGGCCGCGGGCTGCGCGTGATCATCGCGGGCGCGGGCGGCGCGGCCCACCTCCCGGGCATGCTCGCCTCGGTCACCCCGCTCCCGGTCATCGGCGTCCCGGTGCCGCTCAAGCACCTGGACGGCATGGACTCGCTGCTGTCGATCGTGCAGATGCCCGCCGGGGTGCCGGTCGCCACGGTGGCCGTCGGCGCGGCCCGCAACGCCGGCCTGCTGGCCGTGCGGATCCTGGCCGCCTCCGACGAGGCCCTCCGGGACCGGATGGCCGGGTTCCAGCGGGACCTGTACGCCCAGGCCAAGGCCAAGGGCGAGCGCCTGCGCGAGCAGGCCCAGGGCCTCCAGGGCTGAGCGGCCGGGCAGCGGTGGCGCGGGTCAGCGCCGCAGCGCCCATTCGACGGCCGGGCAGCGGTTCATGACCACGTCCAGCCCCGCGTCCAGGGCCCGCCGCGCCGCCGCCTCGTCGATCACGTCGAGGGGCAGCCACACCGCCCCGGCGCCCGCCGCGATCGCCTCGTCCACCACGGCGCCCGCGTGCTCGGACCGCCGGTAGACGCCGACCACGTCGACCGGCCCCTCACCCCCGGGCACGTCCGCGAGCGAGGCGTACCCGGGCTCGCCCAGGACGGGCCGCGCGGACGGATGCACCGGGATGATCCGCTTGCCGCGCTCCTGGAGCAGCCGCGCCTGCGTGAACACCTCCCGGGCGGGGTTGTCGCCGAGGCCGACGAAGGCCCACGTCTTGGACTCGTTGAGCAGCCGCCGGATCACGTCCGGGTCCGCGAACACATCGGTCATGCCCGTACCAACAAAGATCTACCGACCCGCCTTCCCGTCAGCCGGTCAGGGACGAGGGCGCGAACTTGACGGGGAAGGGCTCCTCCAATTCGGCCACGTCATCACCGGCCACGCGATGCGTCCGCGTGTACTTCGAGTCCGAGCCGAGGGAGTAGACGGTGAGTACCGGGACCTCGGTCAGATCGACGATCCAGTAATGCGCGATCCCCGCGAGCGCGTAGTCGCGGACCTTGGTCCGGTGCACCACGTTCCAGCTGCCGCTCCCCGGCCGCTGGATCTCGGCGGCCAGCAGGACGTCCCGCCCGGTCAGCGCACGACGATCCTCCTGCCTGGCCGCGCGGTGGGCGGCCCTGTCGAGCACGGCCACATCGGGCTTGTAGATCGAGTCGTCGGGCATCCGCACGTCCCAGGGGCCGCGTACAAGGTACGCCTCAGGGACACAGGGCTGGAGGATCTCCCTGAGCTGTTCGGCCGCCTCGTCGTGCACCACACTGGGGGACAACGGGATCAGCCAGCCATGGACGAGCTCGTACCCCTTGCCCTCCTCGGGCAGGGCGTCCAGATCTGTGATGGTGTTCGGGCCACGGTCGGAACTGTAGTCATACGCGACGCTCATGACCCTGTCCTTTCACAATCCGTCACATCACCCTGCTCGTCGACCCGTTACAGACTAAGACAGGGCTCATACCGGAGTCAGGTCTATAGGCATCCGTGCGCGGGATTCCCCGCAGGGTCAGCGGAGGCCGGGGTGGGGGCGGCCCAGGGCGCGGTAGTTCCAGCCGGCGGCCCGCCACCGGTCGGGGTCGAGGGCGTTGCGGCCGTCGACGATGTTGCGCTCGGCCACGACCTCGGCCAGGGCGTGCGGGTCCATGTCGCGGAACTCCGCCCACTCGGTCAGCAGCAGCACCACGTGCGCGTCGCGGGCCGCGTCCAGGGCCGACTCGCCGAAGTCGAGGGTCGGCTGGGCGCGGCGGGCGTTGCCCATGGCCTTGGGGTCGTAGACGGTGACCTTGCCGCCCTGGCCGCGGATGGTGGCGGCCACGTCGAGGGCGGGGGAGTCGCGCACGTCGTCGGACTCGGGCTTGAACGCCGCGCCCAGCACCCCGACCGTACGGCCGATGAAGGAGCCGCCGAGCAGCAGCCGGGCCAGGTCCACCATCCGGATCCGGCGGCGGATGTTGATCTCGTCCACCTCGCGCAGGAAGGTCAGCGCCTGGTCGGCGCCCAGCTCGCCGGCGCGGGCCATGAACGCGCGGATGTCCTTGGGCAGGCAGCCGCCGCCGAAGCCCAGGCCGGGGCCGAGGAACCGGCCGCCGATCCGGTCGTCGTGGGACAGCGCCTCCGACAGCTTGGTGACGTCGGCGCCGGCCGCCTCGCAGACCTCGGCCATCGCGTTGATGAAGGAGATCTTGGTGGCGAGGAACGCGTTGGCGGACACCTTGACCAGCTCGGAGGTGGGGTAGTCGGCGACGATGAAGGGCGTGCCCGCGGCCAGCATGGGGGCGTACACCTCGCGCAGGATCTTCTCCGCGCGGTCGGCCGCGCCGCCGTCGCCCGGGACCCCGACGACGATCCGGTCGGGCCTCATGGTGTCCTGGACGGCGAAGCCCTCGCGCAGGAACTCGGGGTTCCAGGCCAGGACGGCGTCCCCGTCGGCGGGGGCCAGGCGGTTGATCCGCTCGGCCAGCCGCGCGGCGGTGCCGACCGGGACCGTGGACTTGCCCACGACCAGGCAGGACCGGTGCAGGAGCGGCGCCAGCGTGCCGACGGCCTCGTCCACGTAGGTCAGGTCCGCGGCGTACTCGCCGGCCTTCTGCGGGGTGCCGACGCAGACGAAGTGGACGTCGCCGAACTCGGCGACCTCCTCGTAGGAGGTGGTGAAGCGCAGCCGGCCGTTCTCCAGGTTGCGTTTCAGGACCGTCTCCAGGCCGGGCTCGTAGAACGGCAGGTCGCCGGCCGCCAGCCGTTCGATCCTGCGCTCGTCGACGTCGAGGCCGAGCACCTCGAAGCCCAGGTCCGCCATGCAGGCCGCATGGGTGGCGCCGAGGTATCCGGTGCCGATCACCGTCAGCCGGTGGGTCAAGGTGACTCCTCTCGTCGTTGAGCCGTCGCCCGGTGGTGAAATTACCCCGCTCTGACCGATACCCCGCCCTCGGAGGACGCAGAGTACCGATGGGTAGCATGCGCGCTATGAGTCCCGACTTTCCCACGTACGCCCCGTCGGAGGAGCACGAGCTGCTCCGCGCGACGGTCCGCGAGCTCGCCGACGCAAAGATCGCGCCGCATGCGGCCGAGGTCGACGAGGAGTCCCGCTTTCCCCAGGAGGCCCTCGACGCGCTGGTGCAGAACGAACTGCACGCGGTGCACGTCCCGGAGGCGTACGGGGGCGCCGGGGCCGACGCCCTCGCCACCGTGATCGTCATCGAGGAGGTCGCCCGCGCGTGCGCCTCGTCGTCGTTGATCCCGGCGGTGAACAAGCTCGGCACGGTGCCGGTGCTGCTGTCCGGCTCCGACGAGCTGAAGAAAAAGTATCTGACTCCGGTGGCCCGGGGCGAGGCCATGTTCTCCTACGCCCTCTCGGAGGCCGAGGCGGGCTCGGACGCGGCGGGGATGAAGACCCGCGCCGTCCGGGACGGCGACCACTGGGTGCTCAACGGCGCCAAGATGTGGATCACCAACGCCGGTGTGTCGGAGTACTACACGGTGATGGCCGTCACCGACCCGGCGGCGGGCGCGCGGGGCATCTCCGCCTTCGTCGTGGAGAAGTCCGACGCGGGCGTGTCGTTCGGCCCGAAGGAGCGCAAGCTCGGCATCAAGGGCTCGCCGACCCGCCAGGTCATCCTGGAGGACGTGCGGATCCCCGCCGACCGGATCATCGGCGCCGAGGGGACCGGCTTCAAGACCGCGCTGGCCACCCTCGACCACACCCGCATCACCATCGCCGCGCAGGCCCTCGGCATCGCCCAGGGCGCGCTGGACTACGCGCTGGGCTACGTCAAGGAGCGCAGGCAGTTCGGCAAGGCGATCGCCGACTTCCAGGGTGTGCAGTTCATGCTGGCCGACATGGCCATGCGGCTGGAGGGCGCCCGCCAGCTCACCTACCACGCCGCCATCAAGTCCGAGCGCGCCATGCACGGCGAGAAGATCGGCGACCTCACCTTCGTGTCCTCGGCGTGCAAGGCGCTGGCCTCGGACGTGGCCATGGACGTCACCACCGACGCGGTCCAGCTGCTCGGCGGCTACGGCTACACCAGCGACTTCCCGGTCGAGCGGATGATGCGGGACGCCAAGATCACGCAGATCTACGAGGGGACCAACCAGATCCAGCGCATGGTGATCGCCCGCCAGCTGCTCAAGTGAGCCCGGCGGGCCGGCGGGCGGAGACGCCGAGGCCGCGCGGGCCGGTGAGCACGGTGACCTCGCCGAACCCGCGCTCGCGCAGCGCCCCGGCGACGGGACCGGTCACCCGCTCGCCGGCCGTCGGCCC
This region includes:
- the treZ gene encoding malto-oligosyltrehalose trehalohydrolase, whose amino-acid sequence is MTRFEVWAPRAGNVQAAVWDGTALVRHPMTREDPEAGGRPGWWSTEVPDAGHGTDYGFVLDGAEEALPDPRSPWQPHGVHGTSRVYDHGRFAWTDGLWRGRPLPGSVLYEAHVGTFTPEGTFDAAIGRLDHLVSLGVDAVELLPVAAFPGHHGWGYDGVHLWAPHEPYGGPDGLKRFVDAAHARGLAVVLDVVYNHLGPSGNRLGSYGPYFTGAYSTPWGDAVNFDQPGSDEVRAFVIGNALMWLRDHHLDGLRLDAVHAVNDHGAVHVLEEMAAAVAALSAHLGRELFLIAESDLNDPRLITSREAGGYGLDAQWDDDVHHALHAALTGERQGYYCDFGSMETLAKALTRAFVHDGTWSSYRGRRHGRPVDVRRTPGHRFVTFLQNHDQIGNRASGDRVAAALPPPLLKAGAALLLLGPYTPMLFMGEEWAAGTPWCYFTDHEEPELGRAVTEGRRREFSRHGWSGEVPDPQAVETFRRSRLDWDEPGGGIHRELLEWHRALIALRRARPELNDPRLTEAAVETGGAEGDGPRWLVLRRGRVRVAVGFDERPVRLPLPGTDPSAALLLASDPAVRLEAAGPSGPSGAPAAGRSGEGAVTVSLPGAGVAIVG
- the treY gene encoding malto-oligosyltrehalose synthase, whose translation is MSDAALPDVVLPDAAASDGALPGAPATGTYRIQLRGTDGPGHFGFAEAAALAPYLESLGVSHVYLSPILQAAPGSTHGYDVIDHDRLSAELGGPDAFRAMVERFRAHGLRVLVDVVPNHMAVPDPPELNRALASVIEQGPRSPYARWFDVDWEAGGGRIVLPGQGEPNYRRFFDISGLICLRQEDPEVFARTHALTLRLVDEGLIDGLRIDHPDGLADPGGYLDRLSDAASAPGRPRWILVEKITTGAERLPAGWRCAGTTGYDALGMVGGVFVDPDGEEPLTGAYVAFTGGPATFAEVEHEARRYAAEHGLRPELDRLHGILCRALGAAGDPGRREDLRTALVELLAAMPVYRAYVVPGEPASPDAARLLEETARHARDRLPRRLHGELDAIVALALGGAPGDAHGTGAAGGPAGGPADAEAAADFVVRFQQTSAPLAAKGVEDTAFYRWSRMAALNEVGGDPARFAVEPAAFHDYSAALAREWPATMTTLSTHDTKRQEDVRARLAVLAELPGPWASAVGRWHGWDPEGSPMEPDLEYLFWQTLVGAWPITEDRLTEFLTKAMREAKTRSSWLDPDTAYEKEVLAYARRVLADADLVTDLAGFVAILEPYFRSNVLGQKLVQLTMPGVPDVYQGCELTGLALVDPDNRRPVDHGRRRARLAHLDGGGEPADPDDEKLLVTSRALRARRRRPDWFAGGYEPVPATGGSAARHALAFLRGDRDGGALTVATRLPVGLERAGGWGDAHLDLEGIAGPEETGAVGGAWRDLLTGAVHRGPRPRLARILRDHPVALLVPDATGDPLADDARGDGARGDDAR
- a CDS encoding ATP-binding protein, with amino-acid sequence MRRRLLLSTLAVAVVAILLLGIPLAYATHKLIYEEARQSLERETSSILGGVAFSMESGQPITSQKISQEYPGRYIVIRLANDQVVTAGARPVRGTELLTSTGTAGGVRVQVSRPAAQVQDEALRLMLMIGSLAALGVAVTVGLAMFQARKLTLPLIDLAETADRLGTGNARPRRRRYGIPEVDRVAEVLDRSAVRIADLLAASREFASDASHQLRTPLTALSMRLEEMIEAADYPDVVREEGAAAVAQAERLVAVVEQLLARSRHDRTGAAVEAPIDDVLAQQVEEWRPIFRRDGRAVRLTGERGLVGVTSPESLSQIIATLLDNSLVHGAGPVTITTKLGAGSVVVEVGDEGAGIPPELEARIFERSVSCGKGTGLGLYLARSLAAVDGGRLELIQARPAVFGVFLRQAADARLASERVVMGPA
- a CDS encoding response regulator transcription factor, whose amino-acid sequence is MTSVLLAEDDTSISEPLARALRREGYTVEVSPDGPQALERALGGGVDLIVLDLGLPELDGLEVARRVRAEGHGVPILILTARADEVDTVVGLDAGADDYVTKPFRLAELLARVRALLRRGSTETPIVQGVRIDAESRRAWMGDQELQLTTKEFDLLRVLVRDAGKVVTREQIMREVWDTNWWGSTKTLDMHISWLRRKLGDDAGSPRYITTVRGVGFRFERGD